The Saccharomyces eubayanus strain FM1318 chromosome XIII, whole genome shotgun sequence DNA segment AAAAAGTTCAGAACAAGATTGGCTTCaccgatgaagaaaagggaaaCATTTTGCTTTGGACTAATTCTaatttccaatttcaaGGTTTATTATCAGACCAAAACACGTTCAAAGATGTGAGTAAAAACTCTTTACTTTTTGGTAGAATCTTGCCCGAAGAATCGAAGTTGTTTAGAGAATTAAATCGCCTAGAGAACGTTCAAGCATCCTCATCGGAAGATTTCTTGGACGATGAAAATGTGACAGGCAGACCAGTAGACGATGAGCAAGATCTTGGAATGGTGACAGAAGGTTCTAAAGACATCAAGGGGCGTATAGTAGTTGTTCAGcaatatttcaaagatcTCGAAAATAGACACGGGatatctttcttgttcaatttGGTACCGGATGAACCATTCCCAGAGACAAGAGACCGTCTTCATGCGAAGTTTGGACTGGGACAGAAGGAATTCTCGAAGATCAAACTAAGCATTGGCTACTCTACCGAAGAGGGTACAGTATTTAGAACTTTGCAAGGGTTTTCAGACGAGGAACTAGAAAAGATTGTACTGTATGATATTATGTCCAACCTGGATTACATCTACATGGATCATCCAGATCGATTGAGATCACATTCTTCTTATGATAGACCAATGATCATCAAAAACTGATATACCTCATAATTTAGCTTTGATGTTTTCTctactcttttttttattattgggatgccttttcatttttcctttcgtATGATtaagcaatttttttcctgtttttattttgctCAAGTGATGCCAAgtatatacacatacaAATGTAGGTATATTTATAACTATAAATTAAAGTTACATTGTAGACGAGAATTCTTTGTCGGGAGGAAGAGATAGACTGAACAATCTATTTTACAATTATGTATTAGCATAAAACATATACTTTACATTAAACacataaataaagaaataccGTGATAAGAATGGGAAAGTAAATATGGAAAtcttatctttttttcatttagtgGTTGGRGAGGTAAAAAAGGAGGTATTTAATCGCTTGATAAGATACCCCAGTACTTTTCAACACCGTATTGACCATCTGCTTTCCACAAATCGTTAAAAGCGGTGAACAAGTAAGATGAAGAACCACAGGAGCTCTTAATGGAGGAGATGGCGGCTTCTTGGTTTGCTTTAGATGGGACAGCATTACCGTAAGTGTTACCCTTAGATGGCCAGCCAGTTTCAGTGATAACGACATCTTTGTTACCACCACATGCAGTAGAGACCCTTTGGATCTGTTCTAATACCCATGACCCGGCATCTTGAGCGGAAgtgttttcatcaaagtATGCATGAGCATTGACGGCCATGTAATCAGAATAGTTACACAAATCAGGGTTGTTGATAACAGCAATGAAGGTGTCAACAGCAACGATCGAACCTGTATAGCCGGCTGAGGTTAATGCAGATTTGGCAGTGGAAACATACTCGCCGACTTGAGTAGTTGTTGCAGAACCGGCATTGACCAGTTCGTTACCAACAGAAATGGTGGTAACATCGTCCCAGGAACCGTAAGATTCAATTGCAGATTTGATAGTATCGACAGCGTCTTGGATTTTGTCAACGTAGTATATGCCTAAGAATAATTTTTGACTCGAGGTTTTAGCCTGCAAGACATTTTCAACTTGGCTACAGTCAACACCGTATAATCTGATGTTATCAAAACCAGTCAATTGTTCCAAGTCTGAAGCAACTTGAGCGGTGGACTTACAGGAACCATCATCATTGTAAGGACTGTAAGTAATASCCTTAGCGCCGGAGGCAGAGATACTGGATGAAGTGGAAGATGAggaggatgagga contains these protein-coding regions:
- the SCW10 gene encoding putative family 17 glucosidase, encoding MRFSNLLTSSVLLTGALAAPAFHHKHDKRDVVTATVHAQVTVVVSGNSGETVAPVNENAVVAATTSAAAASQATTSVLEPATSASAATTSPESSAAASTVPSSASSSSSSSSSSSSSSTSSSISASGAKXITYSPYNDDGSCKSTAQVASDLEQLTGFDNIRLYGVDCSQVENVLQAKTSSQKLFLGIYYVDKIQDAVDTIKSAIESYGSWDDVTTISVGNELVNAGSATTTQVGEYVSTAKSALTSAGYTGSIVAVDTFIAVINNPDLCNYSDYMAVNAHAYFDENTSAQDAGSWVLEQIQRVSTACGGNKDVVITETGWPSKGNTYGNAVPSKANQEAAISSIKSSCGSSSYLFTAFNDLWKADGQYGVEKYWGILSSD